A stretch of DNA from Ciona intestinalis chromosome 8, KH, whole genome shotgun sequence:
TGGTATGGACATACCGGTGAATAGAAAATTGGTTACCGGCATAAAGATCAGGGGAAAGTGAATCAGAATAACTTCCCAAATACATAGTCTGatttacattaaaatgcaATCCTTAAAAAACAAGAAGTCAACATTTTCACAAAATAATGAAAGGGTTTGTGCAAACCATaaatactaaattttaaacaatttgacCCTTCATTCTAGATTTTAGTACCACATTTTAATAAGCAACTTCTcaaattgttataaaaatgttaagttCCTTTTTATAGCAAAGTCAAAGTGTCAAACCTAACTAGTGATCCAAATAGAGTGAGATTTTAACAATTGCACTGCAGCACTTTGTCACTATAAACTCAGCAGTATACAGCAATTAGACTTTGTTTAAAGAGCAGCAATTAGAATACTGACCCGGTTAAATAGTCACTGGGAAAATTTAGTGCATTGTAACTGACACAACAACACACTCtaaaactataaacaaaaaattaggaaaatgACCAACTGCTGTAAGACTTACTAGTGCATTCTaggtgttattttttaaattataaacttacCCAAAGGAGAATTAGTAGATTATGTCTTTTGTAATActttgttgttatatataataataattaatatatatatatacaatatacatgtatatatacaaactttgGCATTAAACCTATTAACCATATTTGAAATGCTCACATTTTGGAATAAATTCCTAGTCACAATTAGTAGTTTAGCAATACAAACATTCTTTTCATCCTATCAGTATCGCGGAccgtaattgtttttaatcgGTAAAACAAGATTACAACAAAGTAAGGTATTTTTTTGATCAACGCTGTACAAACAATAGGAACATGTTTTGGATATGAAGATTCTTTGTAATAATTACAGCTAAAATTTCACCCTTTCAGTATATTGCTACCCAACGCCGAACAAGACAATGTAGTAGCATGGATGAGTGGAAAGGAATTGAATACAACTCATCATGGCTTGACTAAGCTAATTCAATCGGAACAAACCGTTTAAGCTTGACCTCTAGTGTTTGCTGCAAACTTTGTGCCaaagattatttttatgatttaaagGGATGTcggaaatttaaatatatatttcagaaATTTAGgaagataaaaacaacctaAAAGTTGTGAAACTTATGTGATACATAAAAATGGTACATAGACAATCTAATATCctataaattaagttaaaatctGTAACAGATTTGCTCATTTCATTTTGCTCTATGTCAACTAATGAAAACCACTATATACACGTTAAACTTAAGAATacattctaaaaaatatttgaatgttaccACACCCAACCcaactttaaacaaactgGAGAAGGTTATCCAACTGTTTAGGCAAACGAATGCTTTTACAGCCAACCAATATTCCTTgaaaaatttctaaaactgCGATTTTCAAGTATTATATGCCATGTTCAAAGATAGGGAAGATAAAACTGCATATTGCACAGTGCGTGTTCGTAGAACGTGATAAAACACTTCCAATGACTGCACAGTCATGCACCACAGACCACAGCAATAAACCATGCCTTACCGATCTTTCGGTGCTTGATATTGGAACTGTTCAAGCTCGCTAAGCAATGTAGATACAAACTGACGATCAGCAGGGCTCAGGTAACGGCCACCGGTGTCTAAGAGATTTTCTATACGATCCATTATGTAGTTTAATCTTTGTTCTTCAATTCAAGTTAGTGCCATATTCAGTAAAGAGTTAACCCTTCTCCATTTTACTTAAACCTGTAAATGTAattctttattaaacaattctCCACAAGTacacatatgtatatatacatatatattccTCTTTTGCAATCTACAACATAGTCAATTCTACATGGCAAGTAAAAATTGCGAGTAAcctaaaatttaattcatttataataACGCTCATTTATAATAATTGAAAGTAAGTCATACTATCTTAGCAGAACTAAAAGCCCAAAGTTTTCAGTTTAACACGATTGTGTCTTCGGATGTATTCACAGTAAACAGTGAATAATTCACTATGCATAACATATTGggaaaataatacaaatttaaaatagggCAGAATAATAGACAAGTAGAGCAACATTGTTTATCTGTATTGCTGCCTTTAccattcaaatttaaaaaatctggaTTATGagccattttataaaatgctgACTCTGTTATTACCCTAATACTAATAAACATTCTGCACGTTAgccatttaataaaaaaaaaactgataaaACAGTTGCTTTTATCCAACTTTGTTTATGTAACTAATAAATCTGATTTTTTGTAGagcataaatgaataaaaacctGTTAATTTAAACCTAATCTCGACTGTTTACCAAAACAACATATTAGTAACCTTAAATCAGAAACTTGTCACAGAACAGCTGATGtcaatttaaatgttaaaactgacAACCAAGGTCCATAAAACTACACTGGACTTTGCTCGTTAGAAATCAGGGCATGATGTAACCGTCAGCAACTATAATGGTGTGATCTGCcaatattatataactaaCTACATAAATAGTAACCTGGAAGCTACCTTACAGTAACTTACTCCATAAATAGAAACATGATCACTTAAGAAGGCAAATACACTTGTTAAATAcatcattttatttcaaacaaacataCTGCTCTTAACTAAGCTCTTCCGTAATGACTGGAAAGAAACTAAAACTTTGTGCAAGCGATTTGTGCAAATACGTCTATCGGCTCGTTGCTGACACCAGCTGACAGCTATTCGATccaaaccacagaaataaaaaagaatagaaggcgcatctctaatgtcggcaaaggagagagcacgatacattgtctctctttcgcgggtcgttcccgtttactattgtagtcaatggagtcgatgacgttttgtgtaatttttcttcgttttttgacttaatttaaagttattgtgtaaaaaaactcttttctaatatatatatatttctaaaaaaccgtttgtttgaaatttttaattaatttttttaaataattaaatttcctaaacaagtggtaaactgtaagcgttaacgtaccaaataactaaactagcctaacaaacttgaatagttggtgtagtttttaaaataaacagctaaaaccttccaaaaatgctatgcgcctatcttttacaatggagacgaagggaaatggggacggagttggcggtcacgtgaatagaaaaaagaatatatcacggttttgagcagttgcgcgttctactcttttttatttctgtgatccAAACATAGAAAACGGTCTTTCGACTGATATTCTCAACACACACACAGTTTGTTCACCAGTAGACCGGGGTCATTTCTTTTGatttacatatttaatattaactaCAAACCACCACAAAAACAGATTGGTCTGACTTTATCGTAATTAAGCGGCGATTCAATGAACGAATGACAAATTTTACCCTATGGTCAGGAACCTTGgtcaaaacaacaaacacaaaattctGCTTTTTTTCAGAAGTATGTTTATTCTATACAAACAACACTATACTACAGAACATTATAGATAGGAGTAATTCACGTGCAGGTTATAGCAGTTGATTTAAATACATATGCAAACTTGTTCCTTCACGTACAATCATTCTCCGATGATAGCAAAATATTGGTCTTGTATTTACTAATAAGGTTTCTTCTAGCTTTATGGTAGTTCAAGGCTTGGTATTTCACACGGTGTTGTCCGGGGAAGAAAGACCGCTTGATCGTAGAACATCTGCAGCGGATCAAATGCActaaaaagaaacaacacaGTCGTTTTAAGCGTTTCAAGTAATACCAGATGGTTTTAAAGCTCGGAAGAAGATTCATTGGAGGCGGACGGATGATCTCTCTTCGGAGGATACGAATCCACATCTTTGTTCTTTGAAACTTCCACTCTTTCTCTTCGTTTTCACTGGTCCTCTCGTACGATCTGGACATCATCGCAATCAGCATGTTCAGTAAAACTATAATGGCGATTACGTGATAAATTGCCAGCAGAGCTTTTGCAACATATTCCGTGAACAAGTGTTTTCCAGAAAGAGAAAGTTTGCTCATATCCAGTTGCCCAAACAAAGACCAAAACAAATCTATCATTGAATACCACACACTATGAAACATCGTGTTGATTTCCGGGCAAGAGGCAGTAGTATTCGTCAAGTTGCTCCTTACCCCGACATCACACGAGATTTCTTTTCCTTTTGGCGTCCCGTAAAACCAATACAGTTCCGTTAGAGCCAAAGcaaaagcaaataaaataaaagcaaaaatgcACAGAAATTGAACCACGTCTTTAACCATTCGGGCCAAGGAAATTTGAAGTGGTCCAAGTGTTCGATCTACTCTAGTCAGTCCAAGCAGACGTATGAACACAAATACATAAGCGCATGCCATTAGGCCTTCTGCTACCAATCGCCATTCAAACATGTACCACTCCGATCTAGGTGGACGCTGCTGGACGGGAACTTGGTGATACTTGACGTAATCGACAATTCTGCGCGTTTAAAGTTGACTGTAGCATTAATATTGCGGGTATGGTCAGCATATCCACAAAGACATGATTTTGCTTActtgatttatatatatacgtaccGAAATGCATAGTTGAATGCGAACAATATTGTTGCCCATAAGTCAAGATGGTTCCATGGGTCAAAGAAATAACTTTCTAATCCACgtttatttaattcatttatttcttgaACAAATTTTCCCATCACCCAAATCAATATAAGCACCTCCCAGGTAGTTGGTGGTGCAGCTGAAAagaataatatatagttatatatagtacagtggggtaagataagacatgtttttattctcctttttcatttggcagtaaacaaaaaatatttacacaaaaatatgaCTGTAGTGCCGCGACCTAAAAGAGTTTTAAACTGTTCaatcacgatcaggaaatattggGATTTAGTTCCTAATGGTAtgccatcttatcccacactactatatattatagtatagtggggtgggaaaaaataggatacctttagcacctaatatccaaatattctaatcgtgttttaaacagttataacaatggtctatgggagtcgtgaagaaatacggttttatatttctttaaatgttttttgtttactacctaatgggatgagaaaatagaacgaaaaggtgtttcatcttcccccactctactatataaaaacacaaagtcCTATTGGTTTGTCTTCGGTTTTATGCGGTCGATTTTAAATACCTACAACCGACGAATGTAGTTGTTTTGTAGCATAGTGTAACGACTTACCTAAGTATTccaaatgcatttttttgtttgagaTATTCGTGACGAGAAATACAACAAACAGAAACTCTGACATCATGCGACAATCGTATGACGTACACGGATATGTTATTAGTCCTGTAATAAACAACATGGAAATACATTGTGGTCGCATATACgctgtaaataagttttacttCCTGCTCTACTTTTGGGGTTTATTATGTTGAAGATACTAAGAACAGGAAACATCAACGCGAGCATAATTCTTGTCAAATAGAACGTGATATGATTTCCCGTGCGAAAGAATGGCGTGTTTCTGTAGGTTAGATGCTCGATGGCTAACTGTGAGAAAAGTTATAAAAGTAACAGTTATACATGTGGTATAGGACATAGTACCTAACTTAATGAATAGTGGGTGGGAGAAAACcggaaacctttttattccattttctcgtcccatttggtcgtaaaaaagaacattcaaagaattataaaatcgcatctttacaacttttataaactgttgtttttgttttaaacgcGATCTTTGATAACactgtgctaaagatgtcttcccccaccctactgtacattatatagtttgtacaaaacaactaaaatgtTTTACCTGTGGGTTATGGTGTGTGACAAAATTAACTAATTTATAGTCGCAAGCTTTCTCTAGCATTCTAACTCTTGTACCGATACCGATTTCTTCTAGTCCGTTGTTAATGTCACACTCAGGCGACGATTGAAAAATGTACTTCAATGTCTCTGTCCTTGCTCTCTTGTCGTAGTCGTACTCAAAAATAGCAGCCAAATCCGCCGATGTTTTAATCTAAATTAATGTGCAATTTTGCGAACGTTTGGATTGAAAAGTTTAATTGTAAGGTTGGCTAATGTATAATTGCTTTAAGATTGCTGCTAGTAATATAATGATACCTGATCTAGTAGTTTGCACATGAATTTTTCCACGTCTTCAACAAGTTGTAGATAAAAGTTACTGAACTCATGTTCAACTTTAGCGAGTTGTCGCAACTCGTAAATATGCTTAATGCAATATAAGAATGTATCAAAGTTTCGGTCCGCCTGTATTAATAGGTATTCGTATATAAACTTGGAACGAGCTATTAATTTGTTAACTTTGCCTACATCGCCTAATGCCAGGATATATGCTGGACTGGATCTTGCTTTTGAAATCATTTGCAAGTGATACGAATCCTCCAAAACGAAGtgcatgttattttgtggTGGTTTCTGCAAGTAAAATATGGAAAATTTATATAGATACTCAAGGTGTGctttgtgtaaaacaaaaccatgTTAGCCTATTCCAACCTCTATTTCAATGGGAAGCTTTGTTTGCAAATACGAAAGGATTTCGTAATTGTTGTGGTAGGCTGCCAGTATTTGAGGTGTAGTGCCTGCCGGAAAAGCTTGATTGGAACCACAAATTTTCAGGTTACTGTCAGCTTCCCTCTTTAGTAGTAGTTTTACCCCTTCAAGGAAATTGCAAGCGATTGCGAAATACAAGCAATGGTCTTTCAAGATCTGTTATTACGCTTAaagtaaatacaattttttgtctccttataatatatagtaaggggGGTtgagacggaacacctttaccacacaatagcaaaatatttctatcgtattttaaacaattaacaacggtttatggaagtcgtgaggatacggttttataactctttgaatgttctctgtttgctaccaaatgagacgagaaataCTATGgtaagttgtcccatcttccccactttatactatatataaaaatttccaTCTCCTGATAGTATACTTATATATGCACATATCGTTACTAAACTGCAACATCACTTTacctttattttctcgttcttaATTATGTCTTCACTCAAAAGAAGCTCAAGCATTTTAATGTCCTTGTTTTCAACTGCGATTCGCAAAGGTCCTCTCATCTGCTCGTCGCACGCTTGCTGACACGAGAATTTCGAGtattcttctttttttaacaggGCGAAGATTGATTCGACTTCTCTCCAGTCTCTGGACTTTACTTTAGCGATCAGTAACTTGTCTATTGAACCTTTCCTAAACAAAAATGCAGATATTGACGCTGTTGATAGTTATTATGTCTGTTGATAGatattgtaactcgtaagctggcacgaggtgttaaacccgtgttataacgactgtcgttttccggccacgcgaggataaagtaagttacattcattcattcattcattcattatcgtaaatatagtggggtgggggaagtttggacacctttagcacaaaatatataaatatcctgatcgtaatttaaacaattaccaacggtctatgaaagtcgcgaggacaaggttttataattcattgaatgttctttgtttactactaaaatgtacgagaaaatggaatgaaaaggtgacccatcttcccccatcctactatatataaaaaaagcatGCTTCTAGTTTTGTATATAGGTACTCTGACAATTCTGTCTATATTGATTAcgattatttaaataataaaatatgttaactGTGTTGAATCCCCAAACCATTGTATAAGATGTGAACatgttttatactttatgtTTCGCAACAATTACGACCACTTTGTATTTTGGGAAACCATTTTGCCCCCTTCTAATGTTGAAGTtcaaataaatagttttgctgtttttaCATCTGCATACAACCGGCCTATTTATCGAGCCATCTACTTTTAAGCGTAATGCGTCTTCGGAAATTGTTCGGTACGCATATTTGAACCATAGTTGTACTATAGTACTCTGGAGTAAGATGGGGAAtatatctttagcacataacatacacatgacatacatatatattaatcgtgttttaaacaataacaacggtctataggagtcgtgaggatacggttttataattccttgaatgttcttttttttatttccgaATTGAACACACTTAATCCCCATTGCATGTCTGACAAGCGTGAATATGTCTACAATAATCAAATTAAACTTCACCATCATTCCCTCATCGTGCGCGCTTCATTACGATTACCAAACAACCTTCGTCGTGTGAGTCGGAGAACCAGCAGTAGGACTCGGTCATGATCGTCTGTCGCAGGTATATGCggaatgtgttttgtttgcatGACTTAATTAATTAGTCATAACAGGCAGCACTTCaatattgtttacaaacaGAATTACCAGTCTGGCGAGGCAAGAATCTGTCGGATTTTGCATCCGGCTTCAATCTTTTCTCTGAGTTCGTTTTGCATCTTCATTTCTCTCTTCTTCTGCTGCTTTAACTCCCACTGTTCAGCTGGACTCATTTGTTCCAGTGCCGCGACCACAACTggataaattttaacacaagaTTGTTTAGGCTTTAGCAACGTAAAATACTACAGACTCTTAACCAGAACAAACCAAAATATGATCtattgaatatataaaatatttttcgtcAATTACAGTATCTGCCGCATCcgataaatattgaaataagaAACTTACCAATTTCGGGTTCAATGCATACTATAACTTCATCATCGTGATTCGATTTCTCTTCAGATGTTGAAGATTTATCTAAACTTGGTGACAAAGAAGTCCCTGAATTGTTTAGGCTTGAAAAGGATGATGAAATTTGTGTAACAGGGACACCTGTATGTACAGAAAgcatgtttagttttttttttaaattcaactcAATATTGAACAACTCTCAGTTTTTGTATAACATCGCCATTTTATGCTTGGTGAAATAGGTTTGGGTTACATATATCATATTCTTTGAGATATATTATAGATCAGGCTTGTCAAAATCAAACTCGTGTTAtgtgataaaaaatgttacacaTATTGTCTCACCTTCATCTTCCATAGGGTGCAGCTCAACGTTGTTAGAATTCGTAAAAGGTTTCAAGATGTTTCCATTTCCCTCCGTTACTACTTTAACCAGTGACGTATCTTTTTCCATTGAAACTATATAGACAATACCGTTTATAGACAGTCGTTTGTCACCCTGTATATCACCTTGTATTTTCGTGACGATCAGTAATAAAGACTTACGACGGTATATTCTGCATTGGTCTAACTTtactaaacaaacattgttaTGTATTTAACGTTcttatatcattttaaaagcttgcttttaaaactttccattCGCTTTATTTTCGGTTTTAGTCTAATGGCAACTAAACACTCACTTCACGACAGGATGCGCCTAAAACCACACATAGTTCGTAGTGTAACAGATCACGTAGTCAGTGATacagaaaatgttaaattataaaatgtaccCTGAATATGCATACTTAATCATTCACTCAAGCTTTAAACGTTTTTGCTATTTAAAGCCTGTCTGCGCAATATACGCTTATTATAGCTTTGCAAGCAGCGCAGACTTATGGTGAAATCAGCGAACCGGCaagttgtttataaatatgacCGACTTGGCGTGTAGTTTCTGTTTTGAAATGAAAACAAGAACGTAAAGCAGGTGATCATTGGGTATTAATCGTTGCAGttctatacaaatatttattgctATTCTATGCAAAGATAGATTAAAGCATTAAAGTAACAGATTCgcaatatttttcattaaatatttgaatagtGTATACTACGCATTACTACAGTGTACTACGGTTCAAGATAAATATTCATAGTTTACATATATGTGGAGGTATATAGAACTAACCGGTCTTACACCAAGCGCTGAAGGGATTAATCGAGAagggtgggaaagacgggGCACTTGATATCTAAATATGCCGAACGTGAAAGTTAAAccgttaacaacggtctatgagagtc
This window harbors:
- the LOC100182390 gene encoding short transient receptor potential channel 4-like codes for the protein MEKDTSLVKVVTEGNGNILKPFTNSNNVELHPMEDEGVPVTQISSSFSSLNNSGTSLSPSLDKSSTSEEKSNHDDEVIVCIEPEIVVVAALEQMSPAEQWELKQQKKREMKMQNELREKIEAGCKIRQILASPDWKGSIDKLLIAKVKSRDWREVESIFALLKKEEYSKFSCQQACDEQMRGPLRIAVENKDIKMLELLLSEDIIKNEKIKILKDHCLYFAIACNFLEGVKLLLKREADSNLKICGSNQAFPAGTTPQILAAYHNNYEILSYLQTKLPIEIEKPPQNNMHFVLEDSYHLQMISKARSSPAYILALGDADRNFDTFLYCIKHIYELRQLAKVEHEFSNFYLQLVEDVEKFMCKLLDQIKTSADLAAIFEYDYDKRARTETLKYIFQSSPECDINNGLEEIGIGTRVRMLEKACDYKLVNFVTHHNPQLAIEHLTYRNTPFFRTGNHITFYLTRIMLALMFPVLSIFNIINPKSRAGRLITYPCTSYDCRMMSEFLFVVFLVTNISNKKMHLEYLAAPPTTWEVLILIWVMGKFVQEINELNKRGLESYFFDPWNHLDLWATILFAFNYAFRIVDYVKYHQVPVQQRPPRSEWYMFEWRLVAEGLMACAYVFVFIRLLGLTRVDRTLGPLQISLARMVKDVVQFLCIFAFILFAFALALTELYWFYGTPKGKEISCDVGVRSNLTNTTASCPEINTMFHSVWYSMIDLFWSLFGQLDMSKLSLSGKHLFTEYVAKALLAIYHVIAIIVLLNMLIAMMSRSYERTSENEEKEWKFQRTKMWIRILRREIIRPPPMNLLPSFKTIWYYLKRLKRLCCFFLVHLIRCRCSTIKRSFFPGQHRVKYQALNYHKARRNLISKYKTNILLSSENDCT